From Salarias fasciatus chromosome 5, fSalaFa1.1, whole genome shotgun sequence, a single genomic window includes:
- the LOC115389035 gene encoding cytokine-inducible SH2-containing protein-like, which translates to MVARAVTVFHHEEHGSPCCPHPSPPSWDPTQDLRYITTNFQYLQTSGWYWGSISASEAREALLTKSEGTFLLRDSTHPQYMLALSVKTRSGPTSVRIQYSRGCFWLDSISPGLPHLQSFPDVLSLIQHYKGSGHASPDRTSGDIHHQAKTPAKSDPSQQPAKDSGIPLKLEQPLHRLDVFPSLQHLTRLTINRRTNCPERLPLPKPLLCYLQEYPFSI; encoded by the exons ATGGTGGCCCGGGCAGTGACCGTTTTCCACCATGAGGAACACGGAAGTCCGTGCTGCCCTCACCCATCTCCCCCATCCTGGGATCCAACGCAGGACCTCCGTTACATCACCACAAACTTTCAGTATCTTCAGACCTCAG GCTGGTACTGGGGTTCCATTTCAGCGAGTGAAGCTCGAGAAGCCCTCCTGACCAAGTCTGAGGGCACATTCCTGTTGCGGGACAGCACTCACCCTCAATACATGCTGGCCCTGTCAGTCAAAACCCGCAGCGGACCGACCAGTGTGCGAATCCAGTACAGCCGGGGCTGCTTCTGGCTGGACTCCATTTCTCCCGGCCTGCCTCACCTGCAGTCCTTCCCAGACGTGCTCAGCCTCATACAGCACTACAAAGGCTCGGGCCACGCGTCGCCCGACCGGACGTCCGGCGACATTCACCATCAGGCGAAGACGCCGGCGAAGAGCGACCCGTCACAGCAGCCCGCTAAAGACAGCGGCATCCCCCTAAAGCTGGAGCAGCCGTTGCACAGACTGGACGTTTTCCCTTCTCTGCAGCACCTGACGCGCCTCACCATCAACAGGCGCACAAACTGCCCCGAAAGGCTGCCCCTCCCCAAGCCCCTGCTGTGCTACCTGCAGGAATACCCTTTCTCTATCTGA